The nucleotide window CTGGCACGGGCCAATTCCAACGAGCTGTCAATCAATTGCAGTCCCGATAAGTCTGCGTACCGACTGGCAATGGGTATCTCTGTGCAACCCATGATCAGCGCTGTGGCGCCTTGGGCGACCATGTCCTTACAGGCTCGACCCAAGTGGGCACCGCCGGCCTCTAGCTGTCCGGCCTTAATGGCCCGAATACACTGGTCCACTTCAAGCTGCGCGCCATCCGGAGCCGGAATCAGGAAATCAATTCCCTTGTCGTGCAACTCACGTTGATAAAACCCGGACAACAGAGCGCCGCGCGTCGCAAAAATACCCACCTTGGACGCAGAGGAAGGCTGGATGGCCGCCACACACGTCTTGCCAATATGCAGGATGGGGACTGCACTGTGGCGAGTCATCGCGTCATACCAGTGATGCGATGAATTGCAAGGTATGGCGATGACACCCACACCCGCATGATTCAGCACTTCGATGCCAGCCAGTAGTTGCGGCAGTGGATCGCGCCCTGTTCCCAAAATTGCGCTGGACCGGTCATGGATATGCGGCAAGCTGGCCACCAGCATAGGGATATGCTCTTGATCGCGTGACGCGTTCGTCAGCTTGATCACCTTGTCCATGAAGTCCACCGTGGCAGATGGCCCCATTCCTCCGAACACCCCAATGCGTGACATGGTTCAGGGCTCCTATATACGCAAAGGTCGTGCACAGACAATAGACACTGCTGCACTATTGCCAATCACAAGAACCAGGGTACGCAGCATGTCACACAGTGGATCGACAGCGAGGAACAGAATAAACGCGGCCTCAAAAGGCAAGCCCAGGTAACTGCTGGTCAATCCCACCAGCGACACGGTAAGCAAACCGGTCATGCCCGCTGATGCAAATCCCGCAAGAATGGAAGAAGACATCACCACAGCGATTTCTGTCGGCCCCAAATCGCGCCCGTAAAGCTGGGCAATAAACATGGTAGCTGCCACGTAGTAGATGACCGGGCCTATGCGCAGCAGGGACACGCTCAAGGGGACCAGAAGCTCCACCCTGGAACGGGCAAACCCCAGACGATCCACCAGTCCTTCAATCATGATGGGCATACACGTTGCACTGCTACGTGTAGCCAGGGCCAGGGCGAATGGCCCGCGTAGGGCACTCAAGGTTTGCCCCAAGCTGGCGTTGGATCGCTTCCAGATGATCAGGGTTGCCAAGACCAATGCGATCAACGATGCAACACAGAAAGCTATGACAAACTGTGCCATGGCCTGTAACGGGCCTATACCCGTTTTTGCCATCTGCGACGCGCTCATGCACAACAGGATAATGGGCAAGGGATAGTTCAACCATCGCATCAGTGTTTGACAGGCGTGGTAAATGGTTTCGAGCGATTGTGTCAGCCCGTCGGAGATACGGGCCGGCACCTGTCCGACCGCAAGACCAAATAAAAGTGCAAACACCAGTGCCTTCAGTGTCTCCCCGCTCGCAAGGGAAGCAAATATGTTGGATGGCACGATACTGACCAGCACCTCTGCAAAGGTGACCGACTTTGTCGGCGGATCCACCCCCTGCAAGCTCATGACCGTGTCACTGGAGTTCAAATCATTCCCGACGATTTTCCCGAAGGTTTGCTTGGTCTCGTTCGAAAGGTTTTCACCGGGTCGCATAACCATCAGGGTTGCGGCACCCAGAGCCGCTACTGCGATCGAGAACACGACAAAAACGATGCCGACACGCGCCAATAACCCTCCAGCGCCTCCCTCGCGAAATAAGCGCTGCAAACTAAAAATGACCGCCGACACCATGAATGGCAAGGCGATCATCTTGAGCATGTCTACGTAGACATCGCCCACAAACCCTAGCCGAAGCGATGCCTCAGGCTGGTACAAACCCAGTGCAAACCCGCCACCCAACATGGCAACTACAACCCAGGGGTTCAGTGCAAACGCGTAAACCTTCTTGTGATCCAACATTATGTATTTCCGTTCGTCGCTTAGTGGTCTACGGCCTTGAGGACCTTGTCAATGGTGAGTTTTACGGAGCCCTCTGCCAGGAATTGATTGACGAAAGCCAGCAATGTCGTGTCCTGGATTCCAACTGCTATCCCCAGGGTATCTTCCAGATCCCGGAAAGTCACCGTCCGCAGGTTCAATGACATGGTTGGATCACTTTTGAGAATGCTCTTGACTTCGAATTCATCCCGGTATGCCGCCACAACCTGACCTTTCTCCACGGCGGACAGTACGTCCTGCCAACTAGGAAACTCCCGGATTTCCGCAGTGGGGAAGTTTTTGACGGCGTAATCGGCAAAAGAAGACTTGGCAATGACGCCTATGGAGCCGGTGAAACCTCGAATCACTGTAGGCAAGGACCGATCACGGGCCAAGCTCGCGAATTTCACGCGATTCAAAATAAACGCATGGTTCAACCGTAAATAGGGGTCCGAAAAACTGATGGCCTGCGCTCTCGCCAAGGTGCGTGAGAGTTTGCTAATGCCCAAATCCGCTTCCTGACGCACGATGACGTCAACCACTTCATTGAAACTTGGGGCACTGCGGTCAAAACGCACCGTAACTTTCAACTCCTTGGCAATTGCCTTCGCCAGATCGACCTCCAGCCCGACGAGCTCACCATTCTTCGTATAGAAAAATGGAGGACTATCAACACTACGCATTGCCACTACCAATTCACCGCGATTCACGATGCGCGCAATATCCGGCGCCAGAAATCGTCCATCTGCAACCTTTACCAACACCGACGACGTAACAGCCGCCTTTGGAGCTTCTGCCACCGGGGGTGGCGGGGCAACGACTGGCGCCGGCGACGCTGCCATGACCTCTACGCCCATAAGGAGCCCCAGGGACATTGAGACCACCCATCGCGCGGCAATGGATGGCATGCTGATTTTCTTGAATGGTTGAACGTTACACATAGCGCAGTCTGTCAGGGAGTGTTGGGAACAAGTGGAGCCACGAGCGTCGCCGGATCAGGCAGCTTTGGCGCTTTTACGGCAGGTAGTTTTTTGGGAATATTTTTCACGTTGAGATCGATGGATTCACCCGCCATCTTCTGGCCGATAGAGACTCCGGCGACGAACAGCAACACGCACAGCGCCGCCAGACAAACGCCCGCGAGCATGACCATGCGCGGCGTAAAGGTAAATGTGTACTGCATAAATAGTTACTCTT belongs to Rhodoferax saidenbachensis and includes:
- a CDS encoding aspartate/glutamate racemase family protein — protein: MSRIGVFGGMGPSATVDFMDKVIKLTNASRDQEHIPMLVASLPHIHDRSSAILGTGRDPLPQLLAGIEVLNHAGVGVIAIPCNSSHHWYDAMTRHSAVPILHIGKTCVAAIQPSSASKVGIFATRGALLSGFYQRELHDKGIDFLIPAPDGAQLEVDQCIRAIKAGQLEAGGAHLGRACKDMVAQGATALIMGCTEIPIASRYADLSGLQLIDSSLELARASVEFAMERGWNRPGWDS
- a CDS encoding dicarboxylate/amino acid:cation symporter produces the protein MLDHKKVYAFALNPWVVVAMLGGGFALGLYQPEASLRLGFVGDVYVDMLKMIALPFMVSAVIFSLQRLFREGGAGGLLARVGIVFVVFSIAVAALGAATLMVMRPGENLSNETKQTFGKIVGNDLNSSDTVMSLQGVDPPTKSVTFAEVLVSIVPSNIFASLASGETLKALVFALLFGLAVGQVPARISDGLTQSLETIYHACQTLMRWLNYPLPIILLCMSASQMAKTGIGPLQAMAQFVIAFCVASLIALVLATLIIWKRSNASLGQTLSALRGPFALALATRSSATCMPIMIEGLVDRLGFARSRVELLVPLSVSLLRIGPVIYYVAATMFIAQLYGRDLGPTEIAVVMSSSILAGFASAGMTGLLTVSLVGLTSSYLGLPFEAAFILFLAVDPLCDMLRTLVLVIGNSAAVSIVCARPLRI
- a CDS encoding ABC transporter substrate-binding protein translates to MPSIAARWVVSMSLGLLMGVEVMAASPAPVVAPPPPVAEAPKAAVTSSVLVKVADGRFLAPDIARIVNRGELVVAMRSVDSPPFFYTKNGELVGLEVDLAKAIAKELKVTVRFDRSAPSFNEVVDVIVRQEADLGISKLSRTLARAQAISFSDPYLRLNHAFILNRVKFASLARDRSLPTVIRGFTGSIGVIAKSSFADYAVKNFPTAEIREFPSWQDVLSAVEKGQVVAAYRDEFEVKSILKSDPTMSLNLRTVTFRDLEDTLGIAVGIQDTTLLAFVNQFLAEGSVKLTIDKVLKAVDH